One Marasmius oreades isolate 03SP1 chromosome 7, whole genome shotgun sequence genomic window, ATACAATTTGTCATCCTAAAGGATCTGAAATGTTGCGTGGTAGGTGGTTGCTAACATGTGGTTGGTCTTGGCCTTCTTCAACTGTGTCCTTCTCATTGGGTCTGGTGTGTACTAAGGGCTATGCTTAATGACGAGGCTTGGTTCCCTAATCCACATGTATTCGATCCTGAGCGATTCCTAAACGTCGACTCTGAATTGAAGGCAAAACGCGATCCACGAAACTCTGTGTTTGGCTTCGGTCGGAGGTATGTTTTCGCCCCAGCTTCTCCTTCCTGTCGACAATGACCTCCTGCAGACGTTGCCCAGGTGCCGACCTCGTTGAATCATCTATCTGGCTTCTCCTCGTCTCCATCCTTGCTACTCTGAATATCAACAAAGCGGTAGAGAAGCAAGGTAGGGTTATTGAGCCCGAAATTAAATTCAACAATTCTATCTTTAGGTCAGTTAACTTAAGTCCACTCGTTCAGCAGGGCTAATGACCTACAGGGTTCCCGATAAGTTTGTGTTTGATATCAAACCCAGATCAGCCAAGGCCTTAAGTTTGATTCATGACGGGACAGAGAATGTTTGAAGATATCTGGAACTGTGTTTGCATCTTTTTCTGCTTGAGAAATAGGAATGTCCAATTATGTTGTTACTGCCAACCCTCCCGCTGACTATGAATTGTATATTGCTTCTATTAGTGTACGTTTTGGATATGAAGTTCATTCACGGTTGCCCATAGTGAATTCTGGACTCCATTGATATGGACGGTACAGTGAACACCGTTTGTGCAATACGGCGTGACCCAGTGGCAGGCCCATAGAAATGGGTTTTGGAAACCCTAACGCCAATCCGGATATTATCATTATGAGATTTACGTCCTTCGTAGGACCCCGTAGGATATGAAAGGGCCCGACGTTAATCAGGCCGTAATCTCACCAAGTCCCTAGGACCAGTTTTCCGGATAAAGACAAGGTTCCGGGCCGTGCGGATACCGCGTACAATGGGGTATCTAATCTCCACGTATTCCTATCTAtccatctatctatcatGCATTGCCCATACGCCTCATCCCAAACAAGCAGCACACGAAAGGAAATACTCGAATTTCAGATTTTGGTACAAAAGGACCACCTTTGGAATATGTATCGGGGAGGTGGGAAATTTTCCGAATACAGACCGCGGCCGCAGTGTGTTTTATCCTCGCGTGAAAAACACTCCATACCATGGCTTTCCATCATGGAAGGATTCTGATCAGAGCCTTGAACCTCCTTCCTGATGTGGCCCGTTTACCGTTGTACTAAGTCTCTTGGAAGTACCTTCGCTGGCCGCTCGTTTCTGCGGCAACTCAGATCTCAGAGGTTATCCGATCTTCCCGCTACCCGATGATAACGTGCAAAATCAATCTTAAAGACACTGCAAGCATAAAAGCCAGCAGAAGCTGAATGCCACTTGATACCTTCTTCGACATCATCCCGTCCCTATGGCGTGTCCGCCGTTCGAATTCCCTCCTTCGTTCGTCTTGCGAAATATTTGCGATATCACTGGCTCCGCTTTCGGACTGAAGCGAAATGCTGCTCAAGAACAGGCTAAACAAGCAGCGATTCAATGGTTTAAACGGTAGGTGTCAATGACATTAGTAAAATTCACACGAGCCCCCTTAACTCGTCCCTCTAGGTTCCGTGTTTTTGACGAAAAGAAGGCTCGACAATGGCTTCATTACGGGAGATTCGATCTCTTCGCGGGACTAAGCTTCCCCGAAGCCGAGCTATCACATCTCGAGACTTGCCTAGCATTCTTCTTTTGGGCGTTTTCTGTATGTgctttttatattttttttACTATTCTTTACTGATCCTATCGTTTAGACGGACGACCTTTCTGACGAGGGCGAACTCCAGTGCAAGCCGGATGAAGTAAATCATGGTCATGAAGCTTCTCGTAGGATTCTGAATGATCCTGACGCACAACAACCGGATTATCCTTACGCTGCAATGCTATGGGAGTGAGTAATGCTCCGATATCGTAGCAAACCACACATTAAACCTCTGTATTGCAGTATTCTACGTCGCATCCGATCAACGGGCACACCAGGGACGTACCGTCGGTGAGCGCTCCTTCGACATCGGTTTTTTTAGTACTTGTTTCTCAGCAGCACGTATCACAGATTCGTTCAGGCTTATTTGGATTGGAGTGGGTCTCAAGTTCAGCAAGCATCGAACCGCAATGTCGATCGTTTTCCGCCCGTCGAAGAATTCATTTTAATGCGCAGATGTACTATTGGCGCTGCAATGGTGGAAGGTTCGCCGCTCTAAATTTCCTATATTCTAATCAAAGCTGAGATCCAGTCGGCGGTACAAGCTATGGTCGAGTACTCTCTCGACATCGATCTCCCTGACTATGTATTTGAAGATCCTATCTTCATTGCTATGTCACAGGCGACTTCGGATATCATGACTTGGCCAAATGTGCGTACCATCCGACCAGAGTCGTTCCAAGTAACACCACTAACTCTTGCCTTATAAAAAGGATCTCTGCTCCTTCAATGTATGTAGCGTGTGTTCTCTTCGAATTGCAATACCACCTCCTTAATGAACCCCGCTATGTTTTTACAGAAAGAGCAGGCCGACGGGGACTACCAGAATTTCGTCTGCATCCTCCAGCACGCTTATCAACTAGATCTTCAAGAGGCCGTCGATATGCTCACTGAAATGATCGGTACTCGTGTCCAAGACTACGTCGATCTCAAAAAGCGTCTCCCCTCTTTCGGGCCAGAGATCGACGCCGAACTGAGCAGGTACCACATCGGTCTGGAGAATTTTACTCAAGGTTGTGTGGTATGGTACTACTCAAGTCCACGTATGTGACGTTTTGTTGGAATCCTGGCTTGTACTTAAACCCATTTTGATAGGTTACTTCCGTGAATTACAACCTCTGGGAAAGGAGCAAGTCTTGATTGAGCTTTTCCCGAGAGTTGATACCTATCAAACAGACAGTAGTGAGGACAGCTGATGGAATAGACCGCGTTTGGATCAGTCATGCTTCTTGTATATCGAATGTATGTATACTTACTTTCTGGGTGTCAGCGAAATGATGGACAATGGATGCGTAACGCGAATGCAAGCGGGTCAAATGCTGATAAGGTTATGGGTACTGGCAGTTAGAATTCAATACACTGGTGGTAGTAGATCAAATCACTCTCACACTACTCTCGAAACACagtcaaaattcaactcgCTCACTACATTTGCTGCTCTGCGATTTGCAGGTTAGACTTGACGAGCGTTGTGATTTACACTGACAAAATCAGATTGAATTCGGACGCAAGAGCTCGAGTGATGAATTGAGCTACAACCATAGGTTAATTTCCTTCCAACTTGTGGTGACTTGTGGTCTTTTACTTTCGGCTTtgaaaggaaggaatgggATGGAAAGGCGGAAGCAAAGTGTGCCTGACCCAAATTTAGGATGACAGCTTACCATTTTCGTGCGGAAGTATTTTTGCCAAATTACCGTTTACACCGACAAATCCCAATCCGTCTAAAATGCAGGTCAGCCAACTTGAAAACAGTCACCATTGGCTGGAATACTCCGAGGGTGCATCGAGAACGGTCTACACCAGTTCATTGACTGATGCCCATACAGAGAACAGGTTGAGAACAGGACATACGCGACCGCGACTACTTTTTTGCCCAGTATTAACGGCTTCACACATTAATTGCCCTATTTTTACTACCATAAATCTCGGGATCAGTTGGGGGCATCTTTCGTTGAGGATGCCATATTTGTGAGTTCTTCTTCACGGTTGGACGTAGCGCTTTGGGATGGCGACATCGACAATCATGCGGTGTTTCTCGAGTACGGCGCCATTTCAGCGCTCAGCGGGTTCAAATTTTTGTGAGGGTGCGTACAGGTCATAACGACATTACTGAGGCGAGTGCTCTAGAGGCCCACAAAGGTTATTGTAGGGGGTCCTGTCTTCAACATGTTCGGCGGCCTATCATCTTCGTTGCAAATTTTCCTCCATTTCGACAGCGTGTACGACGAAAATACAAACAAAAGGGGAGGTGTCTGGGGTCCCTAGAACATGAAGTCGCTGGAACTTGTCTACTGCGATGAAAATGATAAGGATCCGGAATCGCAACGCTTCGTCAGTTTTGCACACTTCTCTTCGTCCATTTCGACAGAACCTCCCACATCCACAGCGATTCCGAAATCATTTTCCAAGTCTAAAATAAAAAGATCGTCAGTTTTATTCTTGTACTTCACAATTATCCAATGGATTGGTCTCCTACATGCCGAGTTCAACATGATCTGCAAGGTCAACTGAACTGTGTTTCTCCCGTTGATGATGGTCTTGTTTCACACCGTCGGGAATTTCGATAGGCCGAAGAGTTGGACAACGTTCCAACTAGAGGTATCTGGGTATCACGAATCATGATGCGACAGACCGCCTGGGATACTGCTCGGATTTTGCGCATTAGTATGAAGAATGCCGATGAAGGTCGTGCTAGGAGTTGGACAGGTAAGGCCATCATTCAACCTCAATCGCGACGAGAAATCAAACTTACAGGATAGCTGACAGTCTACAACTTCAATCCCGGTCCAATAATACGCATCATATCGGGATGACCAACCTATTGAGGGTGTCAAAGAACATTGTATGAAGCACCCTGTCCGCATTGATATCGCTTCAAATCCTGCCTAGTCAGGTACGACCACGTCCTTCCTCGAGCACAACGGATCGTGGGTTAAAAGGGAAACCCGGGATGGATAGAAATTATTACCACCGGCGGAGAGTCTAGAAGTACTTGTCGAGGTGCGCCCTCAGTAGCGGCATTGACTTGAAAACAGCGGTGTGAATGGACATCATTCAGTAGATGCCACTCTGCCCACTCTGTCTTGCCTCCGCGTGGTGATTCGCTTTTTTACAGTGTATGAGAATGTTTCCTGTGCGCAGTGGGTGGACGGGGCTAGAAGAGAACCAGTCTAGTGGTCCTGAGGCGATGGCGGAAGTCAGGTGTATTTCCAGGTGGGTGGAAACCTTTGGATGATTTGGGCACTccaggcgcagctagacagGTCCGGGAGAAGGATACTGATAACACTCAAAGGATCAGGGGATCGGGAGCAAGGTACAATCAACCAAATTAAATTCGGCAGAGGTAGCAGTACTCAGAGTAACTGAATCGGCTGTCATCGATAGGAAGTCCGCATTAGATGGGTGAGGGCGGGGTTGTAGAGGACGACAACGGGAAGAATAACTTCATTTGAGGTATTCGTTTTTCGTGGGAGTAACTGGCACTGGTATGTCGGATATGAAGCATTATGTTCCTCGctcttctgactgagctggGGCAAATCGCACATCATTGTCGGTTTTGCCTTCGAGAGCTCGATGCCTTGTCGTTGCGTTTGCTTTCAAGGAAATTCAAGCACCTGGGACTTCAAAACATGGGGTGAAGGTCAATCTATAGAATCTCCTCTGAAATCTATCCTCAGTAACAATACCAAAACTCGCGATTTTGGATACTCAACACGCACCTCAAATGAACCAGTCCTTCAAGTACCTCCTCCCTTGATGTGTCTAGTTCATCCAATCTACATTTCCTCGCAATTTCCGTGCGACTGTGCGTCGGACATTGATTGCCATGAGATCTGCACAGCAACGGGAGTGGGGCTGCTGACCCTAGCCTACCGTAGAACGAGTAAGGACAGGGTACAGGAGGCATACCCGTTTGTTGACGGGTACGGTTATAACAATATGATGTGCTGGAATTTCTGTCATGAGGTGAAAAAGAAAGTATTTGAGTTTAACCAAGTACTCGTTTGGTCCCAATAAGAGGTTGAGAGACAGAGAAAAGGTGGGGCGTCGTCGTTATCGGGTCTCCAGGCGGTCCGGGCCGCCCTTTAGGTTGAACTTTTCAAATTATCCGAGAAGTAGTTATTCGAGTTGTTGAACATGGAAAATAGATAGGACTTCTGTCTATTGTCTTTCTTCACCTGGGAGGTCAAGCAGGGGTCAAATTGGTCTCAATCGCCCGGAAAACCCAAAGAAAGGTGGACAAGGCTACAAACCCATTTATTCCGAGTCTGTAAATATTTTTGTGACGAGGTGTACAAGTGCGCATAACCAAGTCACATTGCAAACAGACGAGTTATGATTACAATTCGATACAAGTTGCATAAATACATGAATATGA contains:
- a CDS encoding uncharacterized protein (antiSMASH:Cluster_7.3) — encoded protein: MACPPFEFPPSFVLRNICDITGSAFGLKRNAAQEQAKQAAIQWFKRFRVFDEKKARQWLHYGRFDLFAGLSFPEAELSHLETCLAFFFWAFSTDDLSDEGELQCKPDEVNHGHEASRRILNDPDAQQPDYPYAAMLWDILRRIRSTGTPGTYRRFVQAYLDWSGSQVQQASNRNVDRFPPVEEFILMRRCTIGAAMVEAMVEYSLDIDLPDYVFEDPIFIAMSQATSDIMTWPNDLCSFNKEQADGDYQNFVCILQHAYQLDLQEAVDMLTEMIGTRVQDYVDLKKRLPSFGPEIDAELSRYHIGLENFTQGCVVWYYSSPRYFRELQPLGKEQVLIELFPRVDTYQTDSSEDS